The Paenibacillus amylolyticus genome contains the following window.
AATAAAATCACGAACTTGTGCCCGGAAGTTGGCTACCATTTCTGCGTTGTAATCCGTACGGTTCATGCGATCATAGCCGAGTTCCACGTAGCTTGGATAGCCCAGTTTCTTCGCGATCTGTGTACGTACTTTAACCAGTTCATCGTAAATGCGATCGAATTCAGCCTCATGTTCAGCCATGAACGTGTATCTGGCTTCCGAAGCACGCTCCCGCATGGAGCGATCCGTGGATAGTTCAAATGGATGAAGCTGTGGCAACGTGCGCTCTTCACCTTCGAATGGAATTTTGGCCGAAGCGATCAACTGATTGTATTCGGTGGAAAGTTTGTTCTCCTTCTGGAGTTCTTCAATAATTTCCGGGCTGAATGTTTTCAGCGAAAGATCCGCCAGCTGGAACAGCTGTGAACCCCATTTTTGTTCCAATTCATGACGGAATTTTGAGTTAACCAGTGCACGGTAAAAATCCGTAATATATTCCTGAACTACCGGTGCGTTCTCATCCAGAAATTCGTTCTCCGCCTTGTAAAATTCATCATTGGTATCAATGGAATGACGGATGTAGACCAATTGGGCTTGCGTCTCAAAATCACTGCGCAGCGCGTTAATCTGATCCACGACCCCACTCTGTTCCTCAACCGTTGCCGCAGCTTCAAAACTGCTCAACAGCTCACCGAAAGATGTCTTGATATGTTCCAGATTCGGACGTGTATACGTATACTCACTAAATTTCATTTATGTACACCCTTTCCTGTTTGGCAGAATTTCGGGAGTATCCCGAGTGAAACTACCCCCTATTATACAAAAGAGCAGCTAAAAAATCCCATCTTTACGAAAAATATTTGTCCATTGGTCAAATTGCACAACATGAATCGTTACATATATTACGTGTTAATGTTAGGTAAGTCTATCCAAATTCCTCAACACAAATAAGCCCGCCTCGCGTTAGCGAAGCCAGCTTATAGGTTGTCGTTTCTTTTCACATTTCAAAAAAACTAGCTTTGGTCTTTATCCATAATCTGATAGAACCAGCCCATTCCGACCATGCCCACGACCATAATAACAGCCATAATAATGATATATGTCATGAATGTAACCTCCCTGCTTCCGTATATTCATCACACTACCACTAGTGTACACGGTGTAGCACCATTTGAATTGACCGAACATTGACAAAAATACGAAATCTTTAATTTTAATATATTGAGTATTTCCCCAAGCTCACGTCATCATACTTACCTCACTGGAGGGTTCAAAGTTTCATCTGCCATGTATACGGTGTATACTATATTTCTATGAAATGGAATTTGGATTTTTACGCAGAAAGGTTGAAAGACATGTCGACTCGCATCCCCTTACGTCAGTTATTTCTTATTGTTTTACTTGCCCTTATGTTATCTGTTTTATCCGCCTGTGCGGATGGAGAAGCCCATCTTACAGTGAATATGGATGGATCAACCGATCTGGATCTCAATCTCAACGTAGAGAGCTCCGCTCTTGGAAAGATTGGACAAGATAATCTCATGCCTCTGATCGCAGATGCGCTGAATCGAAATAACTTCCAGGCAGAGGTCTCCGAACAGGGAGATCAGAAGCAACTCACTGCAACAACCCATTATGACAAAAGCAGTACAACCAGCTTGGACACATCCGAGTTACCCAAAGGAATCAAAGTTGAACAAACCAGTACACCTGGCTTCTTCACTTCCAAGATGCATATTACAGCAGAAGCCGACCTCATGGAGTCCATGCCCGATGGTGAGATCAAAAATCAGATTAACAAGGTGCCTAACTTTCTGAAAAGCCTCTTGTTAAAAGATGTTAACTTTGACTTCAAATTGTCTTTGCCCATCAAGGCTGCCGAATCCAATGCGGATCAGGTGGAGGATGGCGGCAAAACGCTCATTTGGCACGTTTCCCCCTCCAGATGAATAAACTGGATCTGACTGTACAGGTTCCCAATATCCGGAACATCATTATCATTGCAGTCATTGGCCTATTGTTAATCGTTGCTTTGCTCCTTTGGTTTTTTGTTCGTCGCAGACGGGCCAGACAACGCCTTAGTGCAAGATCACATCGGGGAAAAAATTAATTCCTTCACCCCAATTTTATTTCTGACTTGCCAAACGGTGTTATGGATAGTAGAATACATCCGTACTGTGTGAACGGTTAATTTTTTATTAAGCAAAGCTAAAGAGGTGACAGGTTTCATGAATATCCGCGAATGCCCACTACCTGGTATCGGAGTTAAGTACCAGTTTGATACAAAGGGCGGCCATCAGTTAGTCATTATTGTACATGAGGACGGACGCCGTGAATTATTCTCCGTTGATCCACAAGATAACGAAGAACTCACTCTGATTGCAGATTTGGAAGATGACGAATGCGTAACCCTCTCCGGGTTAATCGGTGGATGGTCTTAAATCACAGAATAACCTGTACCTTGAATTCCAAGGCACAGGTTATTTATCTGTTACGTTACTTTTCGAGTACGAATGTACGGAATCCACGTATCTAGTACACGGATAATCTCCGTGGAATGGAACGGTTTGCTGATAAAGTCTTGCATCCCGCATTTCAGACACGCCTCACGGTCACCAGCGCCTGCAAAAGCTGTAATTGCTGCAATAACCGGTATCTCCGGTGGATCTGTCTGATTCGACAGGTCGCTTCAATCCCATCCATAACGGGCATCTTAATATCCATAAACACCAGATCATATGCAACCTTGTTCAATGAATCAATGGCCTGTGCCCCGTTCTCAACGATGTCACATACCCCGCCAAACTTGCGCAGCATTTCCTCCAGCAGATGACTGTTGACCGCTTGATCTTCCGCAATCAAAATTTTGATGTCATGAGCAAGACTAGCTCGATCCAATTGCTGCTCATCCTTTGTGCGGATTTCGTTGGGATAGCTGCTTTCCTCCAGCCAACGCTCAACTAGAAGGGTGAACTGGAATTCTGCCCCCTCACCAACCTCACTCTGTACACCTATTGCTCCGCCCATTAACTCCACCAGTTTCTTGCTGATTGCAAGCCCCAGACCTGTCCCGCCAAATTTGCGATTGATGGCCGGATCAAGCTGTGAGAAGGATTGGAACAGCTCATGCTGCTTTTCTATTGGAATGCCGATCCCTGTATCTCTCACCTTAAAGGTCAACATCAGGTTGTCCTGTCCGTGGTCATCGGAGAAATTAGCACCTACACTTACCTTAATACGGCCATGCTCTGTGAATTTAACAGCGTTGCCCACCAGATTAATCAAAATCTGCCGGATTCGGGTCTCATCCCCTCGAATACGCTCAGGGATGTCATCCGACACCTCATAATAGAGTTCAATATTTTTCTCTGAGGCCTTCATTGCAAACAGCTCGATCACCGTACCCAGCATCGCCTTAATATCTACAGGTGCGCGCTCCAGATCCATTTTGCCTGCTTCGATTTTGCTAAAATCCAGAATTTCGTTCAGGATATACAACAGGGATTCGCCGCTATCGATCATAATTTCTGCAAAGCTTTTCTGTTCCTCATCCAGCTCGGTTTCCATCAACAGATGGGCCATGCCCATGATTCCGTTCAATGGTGTACGAAGCTCATGACTCATGATGGCGAGAAACTCGGATTTCGCTCGGTCGGCATGCTCTGCTGCTTCCTTGGCACGTATAATATCCTTGACGGATGTCATGTCGCGGAAAACCAACACGGCCCCACGGGTTCTACCCTGATCCAAAATTGGTTTCAATTGGAACTCCGCCAGAAAACTGGACCCATCCGGTCTCCAGAATACGGATTCGGTACGCGGTAGCCCGCGTCCCTCACGTACAGCCTGCAGAATCGGCGTATCTTTGGATGCATACGGGATCCCTTCACTCTGCATTTGAATCATCAATTCTTCAAGAGGTCTACCCGTTATTTCACTCGGACAGAAGTTCATAATCTCCGCAGCGGCCGGATTGGCAAAGTTCAGATTCCCATCCAGGTCCAGTCCAATCACACCCTCAGATATGCCATTCAAAATCAATGCCCGTTCATAACTAAGATTCTCGATTTCCTCGACATAACGTTTGGAGGCTGTAATGTCACTGGTAATCCCGTAGACCCCGACAACCTTGTCCTCAAGAATGATAGGTACATTAATGACATGGGTTTCAATTCGCTGTCCATCTTTGTGTATCAGACCTATCTCATAGCTCTGTGCAGTGCCCTTCACCGTCTCTTCAAAATGATATCGGGTCTTCTCCAGGTCCACCGGATCAATGAGGTGATCAAAAGGTCGACTCAGCAACTCCTCCTTGGAGTGCCCTGTCAATTGTTCCTGACCCACATTGGCTTTCAGCAGATTGCCTTCCAGATCAAGAGAAGCCACGCCTAGCGGGTTACAATCAAATAACGATCTGTACTCTTGCAAACTTAACTGTTGTTGTTGACTATCTGTGATATCACGGGTTACAGCGACCATCTCCATCAGTTCACCTGAATCGTTGTATACATAATGCGTAATGGTATCAGCCCATACAGTTGATCCATCCTTACGCTGAAGTCGATAACTGATGCGTTTGGGAGCGAGGCCCTTCCTCTGCTCTTCCATGTACGCTTCAACCAAAGACACATCCTCCGGATAGATGACGAAGGTTCCCGGTTGACCGATGATTTCTTCCCTTTCATATCCCAGCATACTCTTGCAAGCATCCGATACATATTGGATTGTACGACCAGCATCGGCTTGATGTATGGCAATCAGGTCCAGTGATGACTCCGCCAGCAGACGGGATATGCGACTGCTCTCTTCCAATTGCTTGCGCTGTATAATAAGGCGTTCCTCTGCATCCTTTTGTTTCGTAATATCAGCGGCTTGTACCAACAGATATAGAGGCTCTCCATTCGTTTCATCCCTGACGATGCAAGCTCTGATCGTTGCCCATAACAACGAACCGTCTTTTCGTTTCAAACGGAACTCCGTCTCGTACATCTGACGTGTATTATGGGTCATTTCCCAGAACTTGCTGCGGAATTCTTCCATGTGCAGATCTTCTTCATGAATCATATGTACGACCGAAGTACCGATCAGTTCATCTTCGCTGTAAGCAAGCATCTCGCAAAAAGCAGGATTAAGCTGCAACCACCGTCCATTTACATGCGATGCGACAGCAATGCCGATGGGTGCGTACGTATACAATTGTTCAAACAGAGATCGGCTCTCTGTAATGGATTTCGACATTACATGTCCTCCTTTATGAGAATCTGAATGTATTCCGTATGAATAGATCGACCTGAACATAACTTCATCTATAAGAGTACTACCCCAAATGCCGTGATATATAAACGAGGTTGGACAAAATCACTGCATGAATCGACATATTTACACATCACGTCATATACTACACAATACCCGTGCTCTCCCGAATATACAATGTCGAATATTTGAATAGGAACGGAGGTTATGAATCATGATCATAGTCGCCAATCAACCCGCCCTGCTGAACCGCTCGGAATGGTCAGATTTTGAATGGTACTGGTTACAGCAACTCCAGAATCGTCCAACGAGATATGTGTACCAATCCATGGATCATCTTCGATTTGAATGGGACTTGAGGGAATCTCTCGTGGATGCAGCGGAAGGACTGGATCGAAGCGGTGTGAGTTTTGCATCCTTTGAAAAATCCAGATGTAATCCTGCCTACTGGAATCGGAATGCAGAGGGAGGGTTTGAGCTTAAGCCCAACGTGACACCCGCTGAAGGCATCCGTGATATCTGGAGAAATGGACACTTATATGCTTTTGAATGTGCAACAGCAACCGTCATTGTGCTATATGGCGGAGTGCTGGGAAGCATTCGCGAAGACGCCTTTAATTCCCTGTTTCGAAACCTGTTACTTTTTGACTGGCATTATGACAGTGACCTGCGATTGACTGAAAAAAACGGTAGTGAAACTGCCCTGCCAGGGGATGTGCTGTATTTCAAAAATCCGGATGTTTCTCCCGAAACCCCCGAATGGCAGGGAGAGAATACGATTATGCTGCGCGAGAACTGGTATTACGGACACGGTATTGGTATTGCACGCGGCGAAGATATTATACGTACCCTGAATCAGTTCCGCGTTCCAGGTAGCCGGGTCTCCGCATACTTAATGGATATGGTGATCTATCCGGACTTCTTTTATTTATCCCGTTTCGCCGAGAACAGCCAGAATAATACTGCCGCTGGCTCTACGCCTGTATTACCCGGGCAGTTGTATGTACGTCTTGGTGGTAGCCGGTATTTACGCAGCTGAATGACTGGAACAGAGCTATCTTATGCTTTGAATGGGATTAGTTCTGCATCCGCATGATGTTAAAAAAGC
Protein-coding sequences here:
- a CDS encoding protein-glutamine gamma-glutamyltransferase, which translates into the protein MIIVANQPALLNRSEWSDFEWYWLQQLQNRPTRYVYQSMDHLRFEWDLRESLVDAAEGLDRSGVSFASFEKSRCNPAYWNRNAEGGFELKPNVTPAEGIRDIWRNGHLYAFECATATVIVLYGGVLGSIREDAFNSLFRNLLLFDWHYDSDLRLTEKNGSETALPGDVLYFKNPDVSPETPEWQGENTIMLRENWYYGHGIGIARGEDIIRTLNQFRVPGSRVSAYLMDMVIYPDFFYLSRFAENSQNNTAAGSTPVLPGQLYVRLGGSRYLRS
- a CDS encoding PAS domain S-box protein, whose amino-acid sequence is MSKSITESRSLFEQLYTYAPIGIAVASHVNGRWLQLNPAFCEMLAYSEDELIGTSVVHMIHEEDLHMEEFRSKFWEMTHNTRQMYETEFRLKRKDGSLLWATIRACIVRDETNGEPLYLLVQAADITKQKDAEERLIIQRKQLEESSRISRLLAESSLDLIAIHQADAGRTIQYVSDACKSMLGYEREEIIGQPGTFVIYPEDVSLVEAYMEEQRKGLAPKRISYRLQRKDGSTVWADTITHYVYNDSGELMEMVAVTRDITDSQQQQLSLQEYRSLFDCNPLGVASLDLEGNLLKANVGQEQLTGHSKEELLSRPFDHLIDPVDLEKTRYHFEETVKGTAQSYEIGLIHKDGQRIETHVINVPIILEDKVVGVYGITSDITASKRYVEEIENLSYERALILNGISEGVIGLDLDGNLNFANPAAAEIMNFCPSEITGRPLEELMIQMQSEGIPYASKDTPILQAVREGRGLPRTESVFWRPDGSSFLAEFQLKPILDQGRTRGAVLVFRDMTSVKDIIRAKEAAEHADRAKSEFLAIMSHELRTPLNGIMGMAHLLMETELDEEQKSFAEIMIDSGESLLYILNEILDFSKIEAGKMDLERAPVDIKAMLGTVIELFAMKASEKNIELYYEVSDDIPERIRGDETRIRQILINLVGNAVKFTEHGRIKVSVGANFSDDHGQDNLMLTFKVRDTGIGIPIEKQHELFQSFSQLDPAINRKFGGTGLGLAISKKLVELMGGAIGVQSEVGEGAEFQFTLLVERWLEESSYPNEIRTKDEQQLDRASLAHDIKILIAEDQAVNSHLLEEMLRKFGGVCDIVENGAQAIDSLNKVAYDLVFMDIKMPVMDGIEATCRIRQIHRRYRLLQQLQLLQALVTVRRV